The stretch of DNA TATAGGGCCTTAGAAGTTGACAGATCTGATGATGCCTCTGCCTAGGTTTTGAAGCCTCTGTGCTTAGGATATTTTTCCTCAACTTTTCTAGGGCATGACaaatcaaatttttctttccaaactaGAGGTGTTTCTTAAACTTTTCAAGTTTTTTAGTTCACATTTCTTTCTCACTGCTGCTTCCAGGCAGTAATCAGGCTAGTCATACTGTAccatacagaatttttttctgtccaccactttttaaagtttataggtTCTTAGTTTAAATAGCTTTTTGTATTACACTATGTAGGTGATGGGTTTTCCGCTAAAAaatcacatgcacacaaatatatatatatttatatatttatatcttttattagTTGTTGGTAACAGGACATTCTTTAGTCTTTTTTCACTCTATACTTGAACATTTGtgtgattttctaaatatttacttttgacATAATTAATAACATGTGTGATAGGAACTCTACTTCTTAGGCCAGGGTTGACTTGGAatcagttgttttaaaaaatgaaaaaattggtctggtgcggtggctcgtgcctgtaatcccagcattctgggaggccgagatgagtggatcacctgaggtcaagagtttgagatcagcctggccaacatggtgaaatcctgtctctactaaaaaatagaaaaaattagcctggcatgatggcgggcatctataatcccagctactcgggaggctgaagcaggagaattgcttgaacccattaggtagaggttgcagtgagccgagatcatgccattgcattgcagcctgggtgacagagagggactccatctcaacaacaattacaacaaaaattttaaaaatttagctgggtgcagtggcttatgcctgtaatctcaacactttgagaagccaaggtgggaggattgcttgagcccaggaatcccagaccagcctgggcaatatagcaaggccTCCacctctataaaaagtaaaaataaattagctggccatggtggtgtgcacctatagtcagtcctagctgcttggaaggctgaggtaggaagatcgcttgagcccaggagtttgaggctgcagtgatctgtgattgcaccactgcactctagctgggtgacacagcaagaccatgtctcttaaaaaaaaaaatacagtgtcaTACACTATGTTAAAAAATCAGTATCCCTAAGGCATTTTTAAAGTTGCATTTTTGCTTGTTAGTGTTTTTACAGAATTCTTATATAATTACAGTGAACATATTGTGAccatatatttgttaatattggGACAAACATTTTAATATGTCTGGCTCATCTTTATAATCTCATCACATGATATATCATGATTCATTAAAAAGTTACTCATAGAAGACATTAGTGGTTTCTAGTTTTATGCTCTTTTGTGTGTATTGaaccttttcatttttgtagttttgtgttatatttaaaataaatacaagctttgcacggtggcttatgcctctgatcccagcactttgggaggccaaggtgggaggatcacttgaggccaaggcaagaggatcacttgagggtaggagttcgagaccagcctagggaatatagcgaaactctgtctctacaaaaattttttttaaaaaattagctgtgtgtaatgctgtgtgcctttagtcccagctacttgagaggctaaggtggaaggatcacttgagccagggagggggaggctgcagtgagccatgatcgtgccactgcactccagcctgggtgacagagcaagatcctgtctcaataaaataaaataaaataaaaattgtgtaaaaTTGAGATTAATGGATAAATCAACTTTATTAAATCTTTACACTTCTCACCCTGGCACTGTCATTTGTATTTATGTTACCAGATGGAAATTCTTTGGAGATAGTTGTCTAAAATGACAGCTTATTACTCAACCCTTAATACCAAAAGAATTGTTTGATGCCATTATATTCTTCACCTACATACTTCTCATGGCTTTAGTAATTAAGGTTTTTCAAATGTCTTCTAGCTTttataaaatcatgtatttttaaaaaaatatattctttaattaCCTTTTATTTCACGGGCTTTAAGGGAACAGGTGATTTTTGGCTGCATGAATgaattgtgtagtggtgaagtctgagattttagtgcacatGCCACCCGAATAGTGTGTAGCACCCTACTACAttgtgtagttttaaaaaatctctcacATCATCCCCCCTTCTGAGTTTCCAGTGTCCATTCTACctctctgtatgcctttgcatacccataaCTTAGTTCCCaattataagtaagaacatatggtatttggtttttcattcctgaattacttcagaataatggcctctatcTCTATCCACATTGCTTCAgaagatattatttcattcttttttatggctgagtagtattccatggtgtattttcTTAATTCACTCATCGGTTGGTGGGTACTTAGATTGGTTCCACATCTGGCAATTGTGAATTTttctgtgataaacatacatatgcaggtttaaaaattttttttttttaatttttatacagttttcctttgggtagatacccagtggtgagattgctggatcaaatggtagatttagttctttgagaaatctccatactgtttcccatagaggtgatattaatttacattgccaccagcagtacctaaatgttcccttttcatcacatctatgccaatatctattgttttttggctttttaatagccattctggctgggataaagtgatacctcattgtggttttaatttgcatgtccctgatgattagtgatgttgagcatttttttcatgtttcctggtcattgtataccttcttttggaaaaatgtttattgatgtcatttgtccactttttgatgggattatttttttccttgcagaTTAGTtggagttccttatagattctggatattaatcttttgttagatgaatagtttgcaaatattttctcctattctgtgggctgtttactctgtttattttttgctgagcagaagctttttagttaattaggtcccatttattttttttgttgcatttgcttttggtgtcttagtcataaattctttgcctagaccgATATCCAtgagagtttttcctaggttttcttctagcatttttatggtttcatgccttagatttaagtcttaaatccatcttgggttgatttttgtatatggtaagagatagggatccaatttcattcttctacatgtggctatccagttttcctggcaacatttattgaataaggtgtTCTTTTCCCAATTTTCATTAtgtatgctttgtcaaaggtcagttgattgtatttggctttatttctgggttctctactctgttccttTGCTCTATGAATGTacttttatactagtaccatgctgtttttgttactatagtagccttgtagtataattcgaagttgagtaatgtgatgcctccagatttggttttttgtttaagattgctttttggttccatatgaattttaggattgttttgtctaattctgtgaaaaatgatgttggtattttgatacaaattgcattgaatctgtggactgctttgggcagcatggtcattttcatgatatggaTTCCTCTAATGCATGAGcgtgggatgtatttccattcgTTTGCattgtctgtgatttctttctgaAGTGTTTTACacttctccttgtagagatcttttacttccttggttaagtgtactcctaggtattttattttatttttttgcagctatggtcaaagggattgagttcttgattctCAGCTTAGTCATTGTTGgtgtgctactgatttgtgtactttGATTTTGCAACCTATACTTTACTggatttatcaaatctaggaatCTTTTGGAGGAGTTCGTAGAATTTTCTagatatataatcatatcattggcaaacggagatagtttgacttcttcttttccattctgaatgccctttatttcattctcttgcctgagtgCACTGGCTGTGGCTTTCCgtatgttcttatttttaaaggagagaCTTTTAcccaaaatgaaaaaattatttgaattggaAAATTGGAAGAAGTACTctgaaagtattattttttacatagtcAAATTTGgcagtttaattttattatttctggatTTTGCTGTCATTCATAGCATATgtttataaaagtttataaaaatgttctttattttcttccaacaTAAAGTTATTAATTTAATTAGTGCATTCAGTATTTGCCAGGAGTTCTGTAGGAATCATGAGTAACTTTTGGGCTTTTCTGCATATAAAAGTGTAAGTATCATATTATGTAATAATTCATATAATTATCCTTATTTAGGAATGTTTAATGTGCTGCTTTTTTCTCTTCACAGATTCTGTCAGCTTTTAAGAACAAATGCACCTTATAGCTCatggaagaaaaaacacaaatcaaGACGTTTTTGGGTTCCAAGTTGCCAAAGTATGGAACAAAATCTGTAAGAAGTACATTGCAGCCGATGCCAAATGGGACACCTGTTAATTTATTAGGAACTTCCAAGAATAGTAATGTCAAAAGTTACATCAAAAATAATGGCTCTGATTGTCCATCATCTCATTCATTTAAttggagaaaagcaaataaatatcaaCCTTGTGCACAAGGTGCTGGAGAGCCTAACAATACTCAAAATTCACATGATAAAATAATTGATCCTGGAAAACATGTTCCTACTCAAGgaatatttgataaaaatgggATGAAGGGAGGTTTGAAAAGTGTTTCTTTATTCACATCAAAGTTAGCAAAGCCATCCACtatgtttgtgtcatctacagaGGAGTTAAACCAAAAGTCTTTTTCTGGACCATCAAATTTGGGTAAATTCACCAAAGGCACATTATTAGGAAGGACTTCATATTCTTCGGTCAGTACTCCAAAATCACAGTTGAATGGATTTTATGGAAACCGGTCGGCTGGTAGCATGCAAAGGCCTAGAGCAAACTCCTGTGCCACCAGAAGCAGTTCTGGAGAAAGCTTAGCTCAATCCCCAGACAGTAGTAAATCTGTTAATTGTGAAAAAATGGTAAGATCACAGAGTTTTTCACATTCCATTCAGAATTCATTCCTTCCACCTTCATCTATAACCAGATCACATTCCTTTAATAGAGCTGTGGATCTTACAAAGCCTTATCAGAATCAACAGCTATCCATTAGAGTGCCTCTACGGTCAAGTATGCTAACAAGAAATTCCCGGCAGTCTGAAGTACTCAATGGGAATGAACATTTGGGGTATGGATTTAATAGGCCTTATGCTGCTGGTGGAAAGAAGTTGGCTTTACCAAATGGCCCTGGTGTAACTTCTACTTTAGGTTATAGAATGGTTCATCCCTCTCTACTGAAATCTAGCCGATCTCCATTTTCTGGGACTATCACAGTTGATGGAAATAAAAACTCACCTGCTGACACATGTGTAGAGGAAGATGCTACAGTTTTGGCTAAGGACAGAGCTACTAATAAGGACCAAGAACTGATTGAAAATGAAAGTTATAGAACAAAAAACAACCAGACTGTGAAACGTGATGCTAAAAGTAGATACCTGAGTGATGATGTGGATGACATTTCCTTGTCGTCTTTGTCATCTTCTGATAAGAATGATTTAAGTGAAGACTTTAGTGATGATTTTATAGATATAGAAGACTCCAATAGAACTAGAATAACTCCAGAGGAAAtgtgtctcaaagaagaaaaacatggaaaTGTGCCACCACAGGATATATTTGATTCccccaaggaaaatgaaaaagtcttCAGtaaaactgatgaatggatagatatAAGTGTCTCTGGTAAATATTACTAACCTTaagtttttttgctttcttttaggTAATATAACTGAACTTATATTTAGGATTATCTTCAGATAGATTTCAAGATATTATCAGTTTCACGGAGGGATGGATCTAGACAAAATTGGGGTGGGGcaacatttattttcctgtgaCTTCCATACCCCATTTTTCACTCTATCCAAGACAGTATCAGTAACATTTGTTGTTattaattataacatttattGTTCTTTGGCTATTATACACAGCCTATTCCTGCTTAGTATAGACAGTGCTTCTAAATGACTTTTCCCCTACTTACCTCCACCAGCGTGGTATGCCATTAAACAAACCATCTCTTCTCTTAGGGTAGCATTTCATTGCTATTTGTTAAGAGTAAAGCTGTACCAAAGGGGAAATTAGATAATATAGGTTATGTCTAATCTGATGGATTTTTTTATCTTAGGAAATTTTTCTTGTTTAGCAATTTTTGTAGATGCGCTTCCTGAgagaggtttatttatttattaaactgaAGAAAGTGAAATAATACCTGTTAAACATTTCCTCTTATGTTTGATTATCCTGTTAATAAATGCTGGAGAAAATGTATTTGGTATTTGTACACCCATATACCTGAATAAAGAACAACTAAAGGGATTAGACATAGACATGTGGTATAATGAGGGGACTAGAGCATGCATAGAGATGCATGTACAAACCCTTGATTATCTATAGGTCTTCTAAAAGAGACTACCGGAAcaagtttatttccttttagggAGGCAATTATGAGTACCCTACATTATTTAATCTCTGAAGTTAAATAGTGTACACAGAGGAAAAGGAGTTTCCTGGCCAGTGTTTAAATATCTTGGGAAATATTATAGGAATATTAaggtttatttacatttttggaaATATTACGGAAGTGAAAGATGActaaatgaattttcttttcatctattagaaaatatttcagtaggttattttaaagattttgccTCTTGATGTTTTACTGCTTAGGATATAGAAAGTGCTGCAGTTATGAGTGCTTTTTTTGAGCCAGCTTTTTGGCTATGACATTCCAGATTATTAGCACTTATATTTTTAGGACATGAgaaacaattatatttttgtgACTCAATAACCTTTTTTCTCTTGAAGACAGGAGTGAATGTACAAAACATACTTCTGGGAATAATTTGGTTTCACCAGATACAGACTACAGAGCTGGTTCTTCGTTTGAACTATCTCCATCTGATAGCTCTGATGGAACATACATGTGGGATGAAGAAGGCTTGGAACCCATTGGAAATGTCCATCCGGTTGGGAGCTATGAGTCCTCTGAAATGAACAGCATAGTATGTATGGATTTATATACTCTTGGAATATTTTGTTTACCCTACTATAGACAGACTTGTGatatgattgattttttaaaaaatttatgaattAACTTTACTGCTTTGAGAAATGGGAATTCATATTTGTTAAGAGCCTATAAAATATCTGACTCTAATGTGAAATAAAGCATGGAGAATGTATGACATTTGACGTAAATATACTCaacatgtgtacatacatattcatcatacatatgtgcatattagTAGGTTAATCtatgccagtggttctcaaagatGGGGGGAGGAGGTCAATGACTGGAGGTGGTTTTGGTTGTCATATTGATGAGTGCTTcttggcatctagtgggtagatgCCAGGGAGGTTGTTTAACATCCCACAGTGCACAAGACAGAGACCACAATGAATTATCTAGCCTAAGATGGCAGTAGTGCTGCTGTTGAGAAACCTTGGTCTATGCTATACTGAGGTAACATTGAAGTGCCAACTCTGAATGGGATAATACCAGTATATTTTTTTACTCTTAGAAAGTCTGTTGTGGGTCTGGACAGCTCTCTAGGGCAGCTGTCTTTAGTGATCTAAACTGCTTTGATTTTGGGGCTTGACCATCTTTTGAGGTCCCTTCTTGTCACTATGGCAGAGGAAGAGAGTGCCAGAGTATCTCACACATATAATTAGTTGCATTGGCCTGCAGGCAACACTTAGCACTTCCATTCATGATCTGTTGACCAGAACTAATCATGTGGTCCCACCTAAGTACTAAAGGGTTGGGAAGTGTAATCTTCGTGTGTGCCTGGAAGGCAAGGGAACCAGGTATGAGCAAGTGTTAGAAGACCTGCCATGAATTTATATGtgtaaattttaagaaacatgGCAAGTAATGTGGATAATATACCGTATGGGTAAACTGTAACTGGTATGTTTGAAGTGACTCATTGCAGTTAttcagtatataaaatattattttccagtaGTTGTATGGGAAAATTGGTAGTCTTTGTGGATATATTAAATTCCAAGTGGATTTCAGGCAGTGTAATTTTCTATACTCCTGTAAACCTTTTACTTAAGCCGTTGTTACCAGAGGCTTAAAttgcacaaatattttttttaacgTCTATCAACACCTTGCATGCAAACATTTaatttagagacagtgtcttcaCTTCATTAGATAAAGGAGGCTCAGAAAAGATAACAGTTTAAGACCTTACATGCTGTCTTACTAGGCGTTTTAAGGCAAATATGATTGAAGTGCAAATGAACATGGTGTCCAGCAGATGGCAGCAATAAACCACTTAGTACCTGACAGTTTTTAGAGGCTAACCATCTTCAGTTCATTGTTCCTGTAACTAACCCCAAAATAGCTTTCTCTAAAATATTGCAGACTGCATCTGGATTGACTGTTAGTCCTTAAGATCCCTGAGTTTCCTCCTTGTTCAGTAGGTTTCTGTATATGGTATGGGAAGCAACAAAAACATTCATTCTGTGCTTTGGAACAAGATGgtgtttctgtctttctcttctgaTCTAAGGAGAAGATAAAGTCTGAGAAAGGATAGAAAATTGATGGCAAAAGCTGAGAACAGTGTGTTGAGTTCTTCTACAGTGATGTTGGATTTACCATTTTTGCTCTGAAGTTatgtgaattttttgttttgtataaattttaggcATGTACCTGTTCaaaatggttgtttttttgtttgtttgtttgtttgttttttttggtgaatTGGACTTTCCATCATTACTTAGTGATCTTCTGTATCTCTAattatgctttttgttttcaggcttctttttttccaaatagtaATATACCTTACcagttttatttgtgtattttcccttcttttactatcagtcttttttatatatagcaaatagtttattattttaaaattttcaatttgtctttttcttttgactaGTGAGTTTAATCCTTTTATGTTTGCGTTTATTGTTATACTTGGACTTTATTTACTCTGCCatcttactatttttatttaaattgtcttgcttttttttgtttctttcttttttttttccccctaaagtgGTTCAAAGTAGTATCTCTTACTTAACCCCCAAAGACCTTTAGCTTATTCTCACTTTTCTTGGTCTCTGCAACACTGCTTCTTCCAGTCGAGGTCAAGATAAGGAGCTTTCACTAGAATATACATCAACTGTGTCACTTCTAACACAGTTTAATTCCACCCACTGTTCATTTCTGCTGAGATTGTTTTTCTAGTAAGTCTTCCTTTTTGAAAGAAACAGTGTGTTCATATACATTCTGGTGCAATCTGCTAATCATGTCAGGGATCCCAACAAATAGTTTGTAGACTGATTGCTTTTCATAACACCAGTATAGAATCctggttatttatttgtttaaacgCTACCAGTGTTATGCAGAGGTCTaaattacatacagtaaaatgcgCAATTTTTCTGCAGACAGACTGGAGAATTTTGATAATATGGATGTATGTGTATGGATGATTATACAtatgtgatttttcttaaaatcatcTTTCCCCCACTGTATTTCAGGGTCATCTTTGTCATAAATGAATGGCTGCATATATAAATATTGCATAGacaaatatttctgtttattttgtcagttatatgttattttcatttttgtagctttaaaagaaattttgctGCCTGGTAGGGTAagtcttccagctttgttttttcccAAGATTTCCATAGCTCTTCTTAGTCTTTTGTATTTCCAATTAAATATTAGATTGAGCTTGTCAATTTCCAGAAAGGACCTGCAGGGAttttgaatgggattgcattgaatttatagatgaGTTTGGAGAGAATTGACATATTTATGATGGAGATATAGTCCTCCATTAATTTCATACTTTAGAAATACTTCTtgctaatgttttgtacttttctgcAAAATGTTACACATATTTGATTTTGACACTGTAAGTGGtaccatttttataattttatgagtttttgttgtatatacaaatacacctgatttttgtttgttgacttttCTAATAACCTTGTAAATTCATCTACTAGTTACAGTAATTTGCCTGTGGATGGTTTTGGAACTGGTATATACACTATATAATCATACCATTTGCAAAGTTGTCTCACCATCCCAGCGCTTGCCCTATTACATGAGTTAGGACCACCAACATAATGTTGAATTGAAATGGTGATAGAATTTCAGAGACAAAGCCTTAATAGTTCACCATTAAAGTTTTTGGAAGCTGAGAGGGAGTTTAATCAGAATATGGAaactctcttttattttgtttgctgaaTTTTTGTTGCGAATGAATATTAAGTTTTACCAAATGCTTTCTctacatctgttgagataatgaaattttttttgtgttaGTGTGCTAGATTGCGTGGCTTGATTTTCAAATAGTAAACTACCTTTCCATTCTTAGAATACATTCACTTGGTCATCAtgtattatcttttcaaatgtaGTTAaactagattttctaatttttaaattttaaaattattttttaaaattaattaatttttttttttttttttttgagatgaagtctcgctcttatcacccaggctggagtgcaatggtgtgatcttggctcactgcagcctctgcctcccaggttcaagcgtttcttctgcctcagcctcccgagtagctgagattacaggtgcctgccaccatgcctggctaaattttgtatttttagtagagtcagggttttaccatgttggccaggctggtctcgaactcctgacctcaggcgatctgcctgcctcagcctcccaaaatagtgggattactggcatgagccactgcgcctggcctaaaaattaatttttagaaaagagatggggtcttgctatattgtccaggctggccttgaactcctgggctgaagtaatcctccctccacagtctcccaagtagctgggactacaggtgcatgccaccatacccagctctgCTAATAGTCTatgtttttgcatgtatgttcatgaGTAAGATTGTTCTGCTctgtaattttcttgtttttctttctgatgatGTTGCCATGTTTTGGATCAAGATCATGCTGACTTTATAATGAGTTGAgaagtgttttcttatttttctgtcctTTGAAAGAATTTGTGTACAACTAATGTACTTATTCCGTAGGTATGTAAAAGAATTTGCCAGAATTCAGCCTTCTGGAACTGGAGTTTTCTTTATGAGAAAGTTTTTAgtaacagttttaatttttagatactggcatattaaaatttgtatgttggtttttgaaaatttgtccatttcatctaaactTGTCATTTGTTGGTGAAAGTTGACTAGGattatcctttttaaaacatctttaggGTCTTATAAGGACGTCTGC from Papio anubis isolate 15944 chromosome 11, Panubis1.0, whole genome shotgun sequence encodes:
- the CCSER2 gene encoding serine-rich coiled-coil domain-containing protein 2 isoform X4, with the protein product MEEKTQIKTFLGSKLPKYGTKSVRSTLQPMPNGTPVNLLGTSKNSNVKSYIKNNGSDCPSSHSFNWRKANKYQPCAQGAGEPNNTQNSHDKIIDPGKHVPTQGIFDKNGMKGGLKSVSLFTSKLAKPSTMFVSSTEELNQKSFSGPSNLGKFTKGTLLGRTSYSSVSTPKSQLNGFYGNRSAGSMQRPRANSCATRSSSGESLAQSPDSSKSVNCEKMVRSQSFSHSIQNSFLPPSSITRSHSFNRAVDLTKPYQNQQLSIRVPLRSSMLTRNSRQSEVLNGNEHLGYGFNRPYAAGGKKLALPNGPGVTSTLGYRMVHPSLLKSSRSPFSGTITVDGNKNSPADTCVEEDATVLAKDRATNKDQELIENESYRTKNNQTVKRDAKSRYLSDDVDDISLSSLSSSDKNDLSEDFSDDFIDIEDSNRTRITPEEMCLKEEKHGNVPPQDIFDSPKENEKVFSKTDEWIDISVSDRSECTKHTSGNNLVSPDTDYRAGSSFELSPSDSSDGTYMWDEEGLEPIGNVHPVGSYESSEMNSIDILNNLESCDLEDDDLMLDVDLPEDAPLENVECDNMNRFDRPDRNVRQPQEGFWKRPPQRWSGQEHYHLSHPDHYHHHGKSDLSRGSPYRESPLGHFESYGGMPFFQAQKMFVDVPENTVILDEMTLRHMVQDCTAVKTQLLKLKRLLHQHDGSGSLHDIQLSLPSSPEPEDGDKVYKTEDLLNEIKQLKEEIKKKDEKIQLLELQLATQHICHQKCKEEKCTYADKYTQTPWRRIPGGYSAPSFSPWQGSFQGIPRTVPPHRRQRVEKLVHYFSDKACLKYYSLPAAFPDPQTTPREN
- the CCSER2 gene encoding serine-rich coiled-coil domain-containing protein 2 isoform X5, which produces MEEKTQIKTFLGSKLPKYGTKSVRSTLQPMPNGTPVNLLGTSKNSNVKSYIKNNGSDCPSSHSFNWRKANKYQPCAQGAGEPNNTQNSHDKIIDPGKHVPTQGIFDKNGMKGGLKSVSLFTSKLAKPSTMFVSSTEELNQKSFSGPSNLGKFTKGTLLGRTSYSSVSTPKSQLNGFYGNRSAGSMQRPRANSCATRSSSGESLAQSPDSSKSVNCEKMVRSQSFSHSIQNSFLPPSSITRSHSFNRAVDLTKPYQNQQLSIRVPLRSSMLTRNSRQSEVLNGNEHLGYGFNRPYAAGGKKLALPNGPGVTSTLGYRMVHPSLLKSSRSPFSGTITVDGNKNSPADTCVEEDATVLAKDRATNKDQELIENESYRTKNNQTVKRDAKSRYLSDDVDDISLSSLSSSDKNDLSEDFSDDFIDIEDSNRTRITPEEMCLKEEKHGNVPPQDIFDSPKENEKVFSKTDEWIDISVSDRSECTKHTSGNNLVSPDTDYRAGSSFELSPSDSSDGTYMWDEEGLEPIGNVHPVGSYESSEMNSIDILNNLESCDLEDDDLMLDVDLPEDAPLENVECDNMNRFDRPDRNVRQPQEGFWKRPPQRWSGQEHYHLSHPDHYHHHGKSDLSRGSPYRESPLGHFESYGGMPFFQAQKMFVDVPENTVILDEMTLRHMVQDCTAVKTQLLKLKRLLHQHDGSGSLHDIQLSLPSSPEPEDGDKVYKTEDLLNEIKQLKEEIKKKDEKIQLLELQLATQHICHQKCKEEKCTYADKYTQTPWRRIPGGYSAPSFSPWQGSFQGIPRTVPPHRRQTSSTTAFQQPSQTHRPHPGKTNKATTYRGPQ
- the CCSER2 gene encoding serine-rich coiled-coil domain-containing protein 2 isoform X1, whose protein sequence is MEEKTQIKTFLGSKLPKYGTKSVRSTLQPMPNGTPVNLLGTSKNSNVKSYIKNNGSDCPSSHSFNWRKANKYQPCAQGAGEPNNTQNSHDKIIDPGKHVPTQGIFDKNGMKGGLKSVSLFTSKLAKPSTMFVSSTEELNQKSFSGPSNLGKFTKGTLLGRTSYSSVSTPKSQLNGFYGNRSAGSMQRPRANSCATRSSSGESLAQSPDSSKSVNCEKMVRSQSFSHSIQNSFLPPSSITRSHSFNRAVDLTKPYQNQQLSIRVPLRSSMLTRNSRQSEVLNGNEHLGYGFNRPYAAGGKKLALPNGPGVTSTLGYRMVHPSLLKSSRSPFSGTITVDGNKNSPADTCVEEDATVLAKDRATNKDQELIENESYRTKNNQTVKRDAKSRYLSDDVDDISLSSLSSSDKNDLSEDFSDDFIDIEDSNRTRITPEEMCLKEEKHGNVPPQDIFDSPKENEKVFSKTDEWIDISVSDRSECTKHTSGNNLVSPDTDYRAGSSFELSPSDSSDGTYMWDEEGLEPIGNVHPVGSYESSEMNSIDILNNLESCDLEDDDLMLDVDLPEDAPLENVECDNMNRFDRPDRNVRQPQEGFWKRPPQRWSGQEHYHLSHPDHYHHHGKSDLSRGSPYRESPLGHFESYGGMPFFQAQKMFVDVPENTVILDEMTLRHMVQDCTAVKTQLLKLKRLLHQHDGSGSLHDIQLSLPSSPEPEDGDKVYKTEDLLNEIKQLKEEIKKKDEKIQLLELQLATQHICHQKCKEEKCTYADKYTQTPWRRIPPQVLQPSSSLPRPTDHTQGKLIKPQHIEAHSECAIQDMHQGVAHLEESFTQVLQQESTYGLEEQPFSSGPQLTMDVAKSTPSEANLNITVNAQEPYHLANNQISDMQFIPTSLQTPPQSSTVDQAKRVGRNQSPPVGYVSQPKSLQLLKPSILSSLVPPPVSESSPSRTSTCKKSPIIATYNSAKLQPTSSQTNLANNQNLKASKLRPPSGSFKQKQTNSPQLEPQSFQAKTSIPRPLTQRKEIMQNPNGNLHSGDCLASNRYSRLPKPKIH
- the CCSER2 gene encoding serine-rich coiled-coil domain-containing protein 2 isoform X2, with the protein product MEEKTQIKTFLGSKLPKYGTKSVRSTLQPMPNGTPVNLLGTSKNSNVKSYIKNNGSDCPSSHSFNWRKANKYQPCAQGAGEPNNTQNSHDKIIDPGKHVPTQGIFDKNGMKGGLKSVSLFTSKLAKPSTMFVSSTEELNQKSFSGPSNLGKFTKGTLLGRTSYSSVSTPKSQLNGFYGNRSAGSMQRPRANSCATRSSSGESLAQSPDSSKSVNCEKMVRSQSFSHSIQNSFLPPSSITRSHSFNRAVDLTKPYQNQQLSIRVPLRSSMLTRNSRQSEVLNGNEHLGYGFNRPYAAGGKKLALPNGPGVTSTLGYRMVHPSLLKSSRSPFSGTITVDGNKNSPADTCVEEDATVLAKDRATNKDQELIENESYRTKNNQTVKRDAKSRYLSDDVDDISLSSLSSSDKNDLSEDFSDDFIDIEDSNRTRITPEEMCLKEEKHGNVPPQDIFDSPKENEKVFSKTDEWIDISVSDRSECTKHTSGNNLVSPDTDYRAGSSFELSPSDSSDGTYMWDEEGLEPIGNVHPVGSYESSEMNSIDILNNLESCDLEDDDLMLDVDLPEDAPLENVECDNMNRFDRPDRNVRQPQEGFWKRPPQRWSGQEHYHLSHPDHYHHHGKSDLSRGSPYRESPLGHFESYGGMPFFQAQKMFVDVPENTVILDEMTLRHMVQDCTAVKTQLLKLKRLLHQHDGSGSLHDIQLSLPSSPEPEDGDKVYKTEDLLNEIKQLKEEIKKKDEKIQLLELQLATQHICHQKCKEEKCTYADKYTQTPWRRIPGGYSAPSFSPWQGSFQGIPRTVPPHRRQSESVSLTPILLWLPLHGVEKLVHYFSDKACLKYYSLPAAFPDPQTTPREN